A DNA window from Agrobacterium vaccinii contains the following coding sequences:
- a CDS encoding error-prone DNA polymerase, producing the protein MSTQYAELQVTSHFSFLRGVSSCEDLFAQAKALGIEALGIVDRNSLAGIPRAYQAAEKTGVRLAIGCRLDLAEDISVLVYPTDRAAYARLCRLLTHGKRDPTNRNCDLTWSDLVAYGEGLLVILLPDLVDEILSIRLRRLKADFGDRAYVAMSLRRRPNDHVRLYDLSFMAERIGVATVVTNDVLFHEPERRMLQDVVTCIRHNCTIDDAGFRRERHADRYLKTPQEMHRLFSAYPGALRRTLEIMRRCKFSLRELQYQYPEENIEPGLSAQQALEKYVWKEVPVKYPNGLPEKVEKSLKHELAIIAKKKYAPYFLTVNAIVRKAREMEILCQGRGSAANSAVCFVLGITAIDPKESDLLFERFVSEDRDEPPDIDVDFEHQRREEIIQWIYNHYGHDKAALCSVISRYRGKGAIRDVGKVLGLPEDLTKLMSSQIWWWTEDAGEKEAKDLNINLNDRRVKLAFDLARQLIGTPRHHSQHPGGFVLTHDRLDELVPILPAAMDDRRIIEWDKDDIEVVDFMKMDCLALGMLSCMRRAFDMLTVRKGKTFGLTSIENGDKPTYDMICKADTIGTFQIESRAQMSMLPRLRPRELYDLVIQVAIVRPGPIQGNMVHPYLKRRAKKAQGKTIEYEHPMLKKVLHKTLGVPLFQEHAMRLAIDCAGFSANEADQLRRAMATFKNVGTIANFESKLISGLIANGFAPEFAERLFAQIKGFGSYGFPESHAASFALIAYASSWVKCHHPDIFCAALLNSQPMGFYAPAQLVRDARDHGVVVHPVCINTSRWDCRLEEEVGPERNAVRLGMRLVKGLSNDHAADIVSCREERPFVSIDDLWRRAGIPSNALVALAEADAFLPSLGLSRRQALWAIKALRDEPLPLFAAAATRQNSVIAELSEPEVALRPMTAGGEVVQDYGHVGLTLREHPMAFLRDDLSKRRIATCAQAVGAKDGRWLEVAGLVLVRQRPGSAKGVIFMTLEDETGIANAVVWVKTFEKYRRVILSAGMVGIYGKIQREGEVVHLVAHRVTDLSDVLRSVGEREGPFPLPHGRGDEFHHGIPPEDRRRLPKRSDMQGDGGDHITVKGRNFH; encoded by the coding sequence ATGAGCACCCAATACGCCGAACTCCAGGTTACGTCGCATTTCTCGTTTCTGCGGGGAGTCAGCTCTTGCGAGGATTTGTTCGCCCAAGCGAAAGCCCTTGGCATAGAAGCACTCGGCATCGTGGATCGCAACAGCTTGGCGGGCATCCCGCGCGCGTACCAAGCTGCGGAAAAAACCGGTGTCCGGCTCGCCATCGGTTGCAGGCTTGATTTGGCGGAGGATATCTCGGTGCTGGTCTACCCAACAGACCGCGCTGCTTATGCCCGCCTTTGCCGTCTGCTTACCCATGGCAAGAGAGACCCCACCAACAGAAATTGCGACCTCACATGGAGCGATCTGGTCGCTTATGGTGAGGGATTGCTGGTTATCCTCTTGCCAGACCTTGTGGACGAAATCCTATCCATTCGGCTGCGTCGGCTGAAAGCGGATTTCGGGGACCGCGCCTATGTGGCGATGAGCCTGCGCCGTCGACCGAACGATCATGTCCGGCTTTATGATCTCTCGTTCATGGCAGAGCGCATCGGCGTTGCCACCGTCGTCACCAATGATGTGCTGTTTCACGAACCGGAACGGCGCATGTTGCAGGATGTCGTCACCTGCATCCGCCACAACTGCACAATTGACGATGCCGGTTTTCGGCGCGAACGGCATGCCGACCGCTACCTGAAAACACCACAGGAAATGCACCGGCTGTTTTCCGCTTACCCCGGCGCTTTGCGTCGAACGCTGGAGATTATGCGGCGCTGCAAATTCTCACTGAGAGAACTGCAATATCAATATCCTGAAGAAAATATTGAGCCGGGATTGAGTGCGCAGCAAGCGTTGGAGAAATATGTTTGGAAGGAAGTGCCGGTTAAGTATCCGAATGGTCTGCCTGAAAAGGTAGAAAAGAGCCTCAAACATGAATTGGCGATCATCGCCAAAAAGAAATACGCCCCTTATTTTCTCACTGTAAACGCCATCGTCCGTAAGGCGCGGGAGATGGAGATTCTGTGCCAGGGTCGAGGCTCGGCGGCCAATTCCGCCGTTTGTTTTGTGCTCGGCATCACCGCCATCGATCCCAAGGAGAGCGACCTTCTGTTCGAGCGGTTCGTTTCGGAAGATCGTGATGAACCACCCGATATTGATGTCGATTTCGAACATCAGCGACGCGAGGAGATCATCCAGTGGATTTACAATCACTATGGGCATGACAAGGCAGCGCTGTGTTCCGTCATCAGCCGTTATCGCGGCAAAGGCGCCATCCGGGATGTCGGCAAGGTGTTAGGCCTGCCGGAAGATCTGACCAAACTTATGTCCTCGCAAATCTGGTGGTGGACGGAGGATGCGGGAGAAAAGGAAGCCAAAGACCTCAACATCAACTTGAATGACCGACGCGTAAAGCTGGCCTTTGATCTTGCGCGCCAACTCATTGGCACACCGCGCCATCACAGCCAGCATCCGGGTGGCTTCGTGTTGACCCATGACCGTCTGGACGAACTCGTTCCCATCTTACCCGCCGCCATGGATGACCGACGGATCATCGAATGGGACAAGGATGATATCGAAGTCGTGGATTTCATGAAGATGGATTGCCTGGCACTCGGCATGCTGTCCTGCATGCGGCGGGCCTTCGACATGCTGACAGTTCGAAAGGGCAAGACATTCGGGCTTACCAGCATAGAGAATGGTGACAAACCGACCTACGACATGATTTGCAAGGCTGACACGATAGGCACGTTCCAGATCGAAAGTCGCGCGCAAATGTCGATGCTACCGAGACTAAGACCCCGTGAACTATACGACTTGGTCATTCAGGTAGCGATCGTTCGACCCGGTCCCATTCAGGGAAATATGGTGCATCCCTACCTCAAGCGGCGTGCGAAAAAAGCTCAGGGAAAGACAATCGAGTACGAACATCCAATGCTCAAGAAAGTCCTTCACAAGACGCTTGGCGTCCCGCTGTTTCAAGAACATGCCATGCGGCTCGCCATCGATTGCGCAGGTTTTTCTGCAAACGAAGCCGACCAGTTAAGGCGGGCCATGGCGACATTTAAGAATGTCGGAACGATTGCCAATTTCGAAAGCAAACTGATCAGTGGGTTGATCGCGAATGGTTTTGCGCCGGAATTCGCAGAAAGGCTTTTCGCGCAAATCAAGGGCTTCGGCAGCTACGGTTTCCCGGAAAGCCACGCGGCCTCCTTCGCGTTGATCGCCTACGCGTCCTCATGGGTAAAGTGCCATCATCCCGATATTTTCTGCGCGGCACTCCTCAACTCCCAGCCCATGGGTTTCTATGCACCAGCCCAATTGGTGCGTGATGCCCGTGACCACGGCGTGGTGGTGCACCCGGTCTGCATCAACACCAGCCGTTGGGATTGCAGGCTTGAAGAAGAGGTCGGCCCTGAGCGAAATGCCGTGCGGCTTGGCATGCGGCTGGTGAAGGGGCTGTCCAACGATCATGCCGCCGATATTGTCTCTTGCCGCGAAGAGCGCCCCTTCGTTTCCATCGATGATCTGTGGCGCAGGGCGGGCATTCCGTCGAATGCTCTGGTCGCTCTTGCGGAGGCCGATGCGTTTCTGCCCTCACTCGGGCTCTCGCGCCGTCAGGCTCTCTGGGCCATCAAGGCCTTGCGGGATGAGCCACTGCCGTTGTTTGCCGCTGCCGCGACGCGCCAGAACAGCGTCATTGCGGAACTGAGCGAGCCGGAGGTTGCCTTGCGGCCCATGACGGCGGGTGGTGAGGTGGTGCAAGATTATGGCCATGTGGGGCTGACCTTGCGCGAGCACCCCATGGCGTTTCTGCGGGATGACCTTTCCAAGCGGCGCATTGCGACTTGCGCGCAGGCCGTGGGCGCGAAGGACGGGCGCTGGCTGGAGGTCGCGGGGTTGGTGCTGGTGCGTCAAAGGCCTGGCTCGGCCAAGGGCGTCATCTTCATGACACTGGAGGACGAGACGGGTATCGCCAATGCTGTCGTCTGGGTCAAAACCTTCGAGAAATATCGGCGCGTTATTCTATCGGCTGGCATGGTTGGCATCTACGGCAAAATCCAGCGCGAAGGCGAAGTCGTGCATCTGGTGGCCCATCGCGTGACCGATCTTTCGGATGTGCTGAGAAGCGTGGGTGAAAGGGAAGGGCCGTTTCCGCTGCCGCATGGTCGTGGCGATGAGTTTCACCATGGCATTCCACCGGAAGACCGACGCCGACTGCCCAAACGATCGGATATGCAGGGAGATGGAGGCGACCACATTACCGTCAAAGGCCGCAATTTTCATTGA
- a CDS encoding FadR/GntR family transcriptional regulator: protein MGLLETTITGRKRRSSHAHVVAELGSAIVSGRIPEGSLLPNDAELSLRFGVSRTVLRETMKTLAAKRLVEPKAKVGTRVLEKSSWNFFDPDVLGWRCDAGLDPEFINHLADIRLALEPAAAAAAARHASSEDIVSLYTIAAQFDNVNHTPETIAKVDLEFHLAVARISGNPFMRSASGLIEAALAISFQLSSPASSPETISEIASNHLRIVHAIAARDEAAAIKAMRQVILVGKDRIKNAISE, encoded by the coding sequence TTGGGGCTGCTGGAAACGACGATTACCGGACGAAAGCGGCGTAGCAGCCACGCGCATGTCGTGGCTGAACTCGGCAGCGCCATCGTTTCAGGCCGAATCCCCGAGGGATCGCTTCTGCCGAACGATGCAGAACTTTCCCTGCGCTTCGGCGTCTCGCGGACCGTGCTGCGGGAGACCATGAAGACGCTGGCCGCCAAACGCCTTGTCGAACCGAAAGCCAAGGTCGGCACCCGTGTTCTGGAAAAATCCAGCTGGAATTTTTTCGATCCCGACGTTCTGGGCTGGCGCTGCGACGCAGGACTTGACCCCGAATTCATCAATCATCTGGCCGATATCCGCTTGGCTCTCGAGCCCGCAGCCGCGGCGGCAGCAGCCCGCCATGCCTCCAGCGAAGACATCGTCTCGCTCTACACCATCGCCGCCCAGTTCGATAATGTGAACCACACCCCGGAAACCATCGCCAAGGTCGATCTGGAGTTCCACTTGGCGGTCGCCCGAATTTCCGGCAATCCGTTCATGCGCTCTGCCAGCGGCCTGATCGAAGCGGCCCTCGCTATTTCCTTCCAGCTCTCCTCACCTGCATCCTCACCCGAGACGATTTCGGAGATCGCCTCCAACCATCTGCGCATCGTCCACGCCATTGCCGCCCGCGACGAAGCCGCTGCCATCAAAGCCATGCGGCAGGTCATCCTGGTGGGCAAGGACCGGATAAAGAACGCGATTTCAGAGTGA
- the yjfF gene encoding galactofuranose ABC transporter, permease protein YjfF, producing MIHTRNLPFLTTLAVFIVAYALCVMQYPAMFSTRVVGNLLTDNAFLGIASVGMTFVILSGGIDLSIGSVIAFASVFVAVLVGTYNVHPLVAFAAVLVISTLFGCLMGAMIRFLTIPPFVVTLAGMFLARGAAYLISTDSVPISHPVIDAIQGFYFRFPGGGRLTALAILMLIVFAVGIFVASRTRFGANIYALGGNQQSAELMGVPIGKTIIGIYALSGFLSGLAGIVYTLYTSSGYSLATVGVELDAIAAVVIGGTLLTGGTGLVAGTFIGLLIQGLIQTYIVFEGTLSSWWTKIVIGILLFIFIVLQRTIIWYSNRRLTGGHPA from the coding sequence ATGATCCACACCCGCAATCTACCCTTCCTGACCACGCTTGCGGTCTTCATAGTCGCCTATGCGCTCTGCGTCATGCAATATCCCGCGATGTTTTCGACCCGCGTGGTCGGCAATCTTCTGACGGACAACGCTTTTCTCGGCATCGCCTCCGTCGGCATGACCTTCGTCATTCTCTCAGGCGGTATCGACCTTTCCATTGGTTCGGTCATCGCGTTTGCCAGCGTCTTCGTGGCTGTGCTGGTCGGCACGTACAATGTGCACCCATTGGTGGCCTTTGCCGCGGTGCTGGTCATCTCCACGCTGTTCGGTTGCCTGATGGGCGCGATGATCCGGTTTCTCACCATACCACCCTTCGTGGTGACGCTGGCGGGCATGTTTCTGGCGCGCGGCGCGGCCTATCTCATCTCCACGGATTCCGTGCCGATCTCGCACCCCGTCATCGATGCCATTCAGGGTTTCTATTTCCGCTTTCCCGGCGGCGGGCGGCTGACAGCGCTGGCCATTCTGATGCTGATCGTCTTTGCCGTTGGCATCTTCGTGGCAAGCCGCACGCGCTTCGGCGCAAACATCTATGCGCTTGGCGGAAATCAGCAATCCGCCGAACTGATGGGCGTTCCCATCGGTAAGACGATCATCGGCATCTATGCGCTCTCGGGCTTTCTCTCCGGGCTGGCGGGCATCGTCTACACGCTTTATACCTCGTCGGGCTATTCGCTGGCGACGGTTGGTGTGGAGCTGGATGCTATCGCAGCCGTGGTTATCGGCGGCACATTGCTGACGGGCGGCACCGGGCTGGTGGCCGGAACCTTCATCGGCCTGCTGATCCAGGGGCTGATTCAGACCTACATCGTTTTCGAAGGCACGCTGTCCTCCTGGTGGACGAAAATCGTGATCGGCATACTATTGTTCATATTCATCGTGTTGCAACGCACAATCATCTGGTATTCAAACAGACGATTGACCGGGGGACATCCGGCGTAA
- a CDS encoding ABC transporter permease codes for MNVITHRLKRLAPQLAALVIILAAIAAISPGFLNVSLQNGRLYGSVIDILVRAAPVALLTIGMTLVIATKGIDLSIGAVIAICGAVAAMLISGGHSIPVVIAVSLAVGIVCGIWNGILVAILDIQPIIATLILMVAGRGIAQLITEGVILTFNNDSFSALGSGSFAGIPMPIVIWVLTALLIGILVRKSALGFLIEATGVNRRAAALAGVRARFLLFFVYAVSGLCAAVAGMIVTADIRGADANNAGLWLELDAILAVVIGGTSLIGGRFSITASLIGALIIQTINTGILVSGFPPEFNLIIKAGIIIVVLTLQSPAIGTVIGFARSRKPDSSAPHAKPAKHEGAAR; via the coding sequence ATGAATGTGATCACCCACCGACTGAAACGGCTCGCCCCGCAGCTTGCCGCCCTCGTCATCATCCTGGCCGCCATTGCGGCCATTTCGCCCGGCTTTCTCAACGTCTCGCTCCAGAACGGACGCCTCTATGGCAGTGTGATCGACATTCTGGTGCGGGCCGCGCCCGTGGCGCTGCTGACCATCGGCATGACATTGGTGATTGCCACCAAGGGCATCGATCTTTCCATCGGCGCGGTTATTGCCATTTGCGGCGCGGTTGCGGCGATGCTGATCAGCGGAGGTCATTCTATTCCCGTCGTCATTGCCGTATCGCTGGCAGTCGGCATTGTCTGTGGCATCTGGAACGGCATTCTCGTCGCCATCCTCGATATCCAGCCGATCATCGCGACACTCATCCTAATGGTCGCGGGGCGCGGTATTGCACAGCTGATTACCGAAGGCGTCATTCTGACCTTCAACAATGACAGCTTTTCCGCCCTCGGTTCCGGCTCGTTTGCGGGCATTCCGATGCCGATCGTCATCTGGGTGCTGACCGCCTTGCTGATCGGTATCCTCGTGCGCAAATCGGCACTCGGCTTCCTCATCGAAGCGACCGGTGTCAACCGCCGCGCCGCAGCGCTTGCCGGTGTACGAGCCCGCTTCCTGCTGTTCTTCGTCTATGCGGTCTCCGGCCTTTGTGCCGCAGTGGCAGGCATGATCGTAACCGCCGACATACGAGGTGCGGACGCCAACAATGCAGGACTGTGGCTGGAGCTAGACGCCATTCTGGCCGTGGTCATCGGTGGGACATCGCTGATTGGCGGGCGTTTCTCCATTACCGCATCGCTCATCGGTGCCTTGATCATCCAGACGATCAACACCGGCATTCTCGTGTCCGGCTTTCCGCCGGAGTTCAACCTCATCATCAAGGCAGGCATCATCATCGTCGTGCTGACATTGCAATCCCCGGCCATTGGCACCGTCATCGGCTTCGCCAGATCGCGCAAACCTGATAGCTCTGCCCCGCACGCCAAACCCGCGAAACATGAGGGAGCCGCGCGATGA
- a CDS encoding sugar ABC transporter ATP-binding protein — protein MSETSPLLEARAIGKSFLGIPALDNVDISLNRGEVHALLGENGAGKSTLIKILTGVYNRDRGTIRLEGSEISPANVAEAQNLGIGTVYQEVNLLENLTVAENLFLGRQPRRFGLIDRREMRVRSQALLARYGLTINVDALLSSYSVAIRQIIAIARAVDLSGKVLVLDEPTASLDNHEVEMLFTVLRQLRAEGLGIVIITHFLNQVYDIADRVTVLRNGKLVGTRTISELPRGELISMMLGRELQSVTHDRQAPEATVAEGEAPIRFTGYGKRGSVEPFDLDVRPGEVVGIAGLLGSGRSETAFLLFGIDKPDGGQASIDGKTVAITSPEAAIDNGFGFCPEERKTDGIIGDFSVADNIALALQARQGWMRPLSHKQKAALADGFIKSLDIRPADRERPIKFLSGGNQQKAILARWLATDPRLLILDEPTRGIDIGAHAEILKMIERLCSQGMSLIVISSELEELTAVAHRVIVLSDRRHVAELKGEDVTADNIMQAIASAARTEAA, from the coding sequence ATGTCCGAAACCAGCCCCCTTCTGGAAGCGCGCGCTATTGGAAAATCCTTCCTTGGCATTCCCGCTCTGGATAATGTCGATATCTCGCTCAACCGAGGTGAGGTTCATGCCCTTCTCGGCGAAAACGGTGCGGGGAAATCGACGCTCATCAAGATACTGACCGGCGTCTATAACCGGGACCGCGGCACGATACGCCTGGAGGGAAGCGAAATTTCCCCTGCGAATGTCGCGGAAGCACAGAATCTTGGCATTGGCACTGTCTACCAGGAGGTCAACCTTCTCGAAAACCTGACGGTTGCCGAAAATCTCTTCCTGGGCAGACAGCCGCGCCGTTTCGGCTTGATCGACAGACGCGAAATGCGCGTAAGATCGCAGGCACTGCTCGCCCGTTACGGTCTCACGATCAATGTCGATGCGCTACTCTCCAGCTACTCGGTCGCCATCCGCCAGATCATCGCCATCGCCCGCGCAGTCGATCTCTCTGGTAAGGTGCTGGTGCTGGATGAGCCAACGGCCAGCCTCGACAATCATGAAGTCGAAATGCTGTTTACCGTGCTGCGCCAATTGCGCGCCGAGGGTCTCGGCATCGTCATCATCACCCACTTCCTCAACCAGGTCTACGACATCGCCGACCGCGTGACCGTGCTGCGCAATGGCAAGCTTGTCGGCACCCGAACGATTTCCGAGCTGCCGCGGGGCGAACTCATTTCCATGATGCTGGGCCGCGAATTGCAAAGCGTGACCCATGACCGCCAGGCGCCGGAAGCAACTGTTGCGGAAGGCGAAGCACCCATTCGCTTCACCGGTTACGGAAAGCGCGGGAGCGTCGAGCCGTTCGATCTCGATGTGCGCCCCGGTGAAGTCGTCGGCATTGCCGGGCTCTTAGGTTCTGGCCGTAGCGAGACGGCGTTCCTTCTGTTCGGCATCGACAAGCCGGATGGTGGACAGGCCAGCATCGATGGCAAGACGGTTGCCATCACCTCACCGGAAGCCGCCATCGACAACGGCTTCGGCTTTTGCCCGGAAGAGCGCAAGACGGATGGCATTATCGGTGATTTTTCCGTGGCGGATAACATTGCGCTCGCCCTGCAAGCCAGACAGGGATGGATGCGCCCGCTTTCGCACAAGCAGAAAGCCGCTTTAGCGGACGGCTTCATCAAATCGCTCGATATCCGCCCGGCGGATCGCGAACGACCTATCAAGTTTCTCTCCGGCGGTAATCAGCAAAAGGCCATTCTGGCCCGTTGGCTCGCGACCGATCCACGCCTTCTCATTCTCGATGAGCCGACACGCGGCATCGATATCGGTGCCCATGCGGAAATTCTGAAAATGATCGAGCGTCTCTGTTCCCAAGGCATGTCGCTCATCGTCATATCGTCGGAACTTGAAGAGCTGACGGCTGTCGCTCACCGCGTCATCGTGCTCTCCGACCGCCGCCATGTGGCCGAACTCAAGGGCGAAGACGTCACCGCCGACAACATCATGCAGGCCATTGCCAGTGCGGCCAGAACGGAGGCCGCGTAA
- the ytfQ gene encoding galactofuranose ABC transporter, galactofuranose-binding protein YtfQ, giving the protein MKLALAAVTVALSACLASGVSAKSLTVGFSQIGSESGWRAAETTVTKQQAEKRGVTLKFADAQQKQENQIKAVRGFIAQGVDAIFIAPVVATGWDAVLKEAKEEKIPVILLDRQIEAPDSLYLTAVTSDQVHEGKVAGEWLAKDVGSKDCKVVELQGTTGSSPAINRKKGFEEGIASHANIKIVRSQTGDFTRTKGKEVMESFIKAEGGGKDICAVYAHNDDMAVGAIQAIKEAGLKPGTDIKVVSIDAVPDIFKAMAAGEANATVELTPNMAGPAFDALDAYLKDKKEPAKWIQTESKLYTASDDPMKVYEEKKGLGY; this is encoded by the coding sequence ATGAAATTAGCACTTGCGGCGGTCACCGTCGCCCTTTCCGCTTGTCTGGCATCAGGCGTATCAGCAAAATCTCTCACCGTTGGCTTCTCGCAGATCGGCTCTGAATCCGGTTGGCGCGCCGCTGAAACGACGGTGACCAAGCAGCAGGCCGAAAAACGCGGCGTGACGCTGAAATTTGCCGATGCGCAGCAGAAGCAGGAAAACCAGATCAAGGCCGTACGCGGCTTTATCGCACAGGGCGTCGATGCGATCTTCATCGCACCCGTCGTCGCAACCGGCTGGGATGCCGTTCTGAAAGAAGCCAAGGAAGAGAAGATTCCCGTCATTCTTCTGGACCGTCAGATCGAGGCTCCAGACAGCCTTTACCTGACTGCCGTGACCTCCGATCAGGTCCATGAAGGCAAGGTTGCTGGCGAATGGCTGGCCAAGGATGTCGGCTCCAAGGACTGCAAGGTGGTAGAGCTTCAGGGCACCACCGGTTCTTCGCCTGCCATCAACCGCAAGAAGGGTTTTGAAGAAGGCATCGCATCGCATGCCAACATCAAGATCGTTCGTTCGCAGACCGGTGACTTTACCCGCACCAAGGGCAAGGAAGTCATGGAAAGCTTCATCAAGGCTGAAGGCGGCGGCAAGGATATCTGCGCTGTTTACGCCCACAATGACGATATGGCTGTCGGCGCAATCCAGGCCATCAAGGAAGCCGGTTTGAAGCCAGGCACGGATATCAAGGTTGTCTCTATCGATGCCGTTCCTGATATCTTCAAGGCCATGGCTGCCGGTGAAGCCAATGCGACCGTTGAACTGACACCGAACATGGCTGGCCCTGCCTTCGATGCGCTCGACGCGTATCTGAAGGACAAGAAAGAGCCTGCAAAGTGGATCCAGACAGAATCCAAACTCTACACGGCGTCTGACGACCCGATGAAGGTTTACGAGGAGAAGAAGGGACTGGGCTACTAA
- a CDS encoding IlvD/Edd family dehydratase, whose product MKDQNNLPATQGKGGKLRSRAWFDNPDNADMTALYLERYMNFGLSQAELQSDRPIIGIAQTGSDLSPCNRHHLELAHRLREGIREAGGIAIEFPVHPIQETGKRPTAGLDRNLAYLGLVEVLYGYPLDGVVLTIGCDKTTPACLMAAATVNIPAIALSVGPMLNGWFRGERTGSGTIVWKARELLAKGEIDYAGFVKLVASSAPSTGYCNTMGTATTMNSLAEALGMQLPGSAAIPAPYRDRQEISYLTGLRIVEMVREDLKPSDIMTKDAFINAIRVNSAIGGSTNAPIHLNGLARHLDVELTVDDWQTYGEEVPLLVNLQPAGEYLGEDYYHAGGVPAVVNQLMTQGLIKEDAMTVNGKTIGDNCRGAIIEDEKVIRPFDQPLKERAGFRVLRGNLFSSAIMKTSVISPEFRERYLSNPNDPEAFEGKAVVFNGPEDYHHRIDDPSLGIDANTVLFMRGAGPIGYPGAAEVVNMRAPDYLLKQGITSLPCIGDGRQSGTSGSPSILNASPEAAAGGGLAILQTGDRVRIDVGQGKADILISQEELAKRYEALAAEGGYKFPDHQTPWQEIQRGLVGQMETGAVLENAVKYQRIAQTKGVPRDNH is encoded by the coding sequence ATGAAAGACCAGAACAACCTACCCGCAACGCAAGGCAAGGGCGGTAAGCTGCGTTCTCGCGCTTGGTTCGATAACCCTGACAATGCTGATATGACGGCGCTCTATCTCGAGCGCTACATGAACTTCGGCCTCAGCCAGGCGGAACTGCAGTCGGATCGCCCGATCATCGGTATCGCCCAGACGGGTTCTGACCTGTCGCCGTGCAACCGCCACCACCTCGAGCTGGCTCACCGTCTACGCGAAGGCATCCGTGAAGCCGGTGGTATCGCCATCGAATTCCCGGTTCACCCCATTCAGGAAACCGGCAAGCGTCCGACAGCCGGCCTTGACCGTAACCTAGCCTATCTCGGCCTCGTGGAAGTTCTCTACGGCTATCCGCTCGACGGTGTCGTGTTGACCATCGGCTGCGACAAGACCACGCCTGCCTGTCTTATGGCGGCGGCCACCGTGAACATTCCTGCCATCGCTCTCTCTGTCGGCCCCATGCTGAACGGCTGGTTCCGTGGCGAACGCACCGGTTCCGGCACCATCGTCTGGAAGGCGCGTGAACTTCTGGCCAAGGGGGAAATCGACTATGCGGGCTTTGTGAAGCTCGTTGCGTCCTCGGCCCCATCGACCGGCTATTGCAACACCATGGGCACGGCAACGACCATGAACTCGCTGGCCGAAGCCCTCGGCATGCAGCTTCCCGGTTCTGCTGCCATTCCAGCACCGTATCGCGACCGTCAGGAAATTTCCTACCTCACCGGTCTGCGCATCGTTGAAATGGTTCGCGAAGACCTGAAGCCTTCCGATATCATGACGAAGGACGCCTTCATCAATGCTATCAGAGTCAACTCGGCCATCGGCGGCTCCACCAACGCGCCGATCCACCTGAACGGTCTGGCCCGTCACCTCGACGTCGAACTGACGGTCGATGACTGGCAGACCTATGGCGAAGAAGTGCCTTTGCTGGTCAATCTTCAGCCTGCCGGTGAATATCTCGGCGAAGATTATTACCATGCTGGCGGCGTACCAGCGGTCGTCAACCAGTTGATGACACAGGGCCTCATCAAGGAAGATGCGATGACGGTCAATGGCAAGACCATTGGCGACAACTGCCGTGGCGCCATCATCGAAGACGAAAAGGTCATTCGTCCGTTCGATCAGCCATTGAAGGAACGTGCCGGTTTCCGCGTTCTGCGTGGCAACCTGTTCTCGTCTGCCATTATGAAGACCAGCGTTATTTCGCCCGAGTTCCGCGAACGTTACCTGTCCAACCCGAACGACCCGGAAGCCTTCGAAGGCAAGGCCGTGGTGTTCAATGGCCCGGAAGATTACCACCACCGCATCGACGATCCGTCGCTCGGCATCGACGCCAACACAGTTCTCTTCATGCGCGGTGCCGGTCCGATCGGTTATCCGGGTGCGGCTGAAGTCGTCAACATGCGTGCGCCTGATTACCTGCTCAAGCAGGGCATCACCTCGCTTCCCTGCATCGGTGATGGCCGCCAGTCCGGCACTTCGGGCAGCCCGTCCATTCTGAATGCATCGCCAGAAGCGGCTGCCGGTGGCGGCCTCGCCATCCTTCAGACCGGCGACCGGGTGCGCATCGACGTTGGTCAGGGCAAGGCGGACATTCTGATTTCGCAGGAAGAACTGGCCAAGCGTTATGAAGCGCTGGCTGCTGAAGGCGGCTATAAGTTCCCCGATCACCAGACCCCATGGCAGGAAATCCAGCGCGGCCTCGTCGGCCAGATGGAAACCGGCGCGGTTCTGGAAAATGCCGTCAAGTACCAGCGCATTGCCCAGACCAAGGGCGTGCCACGCGACAACCACTAA